A part of Mesoplodon densirostris isolate mMesDen1 chromosome 10, mMesDen1 primary haplotype, whole genome shotgun sequence genomic DNA contains:
- the NPRL2 gene encoding GATOR1 complex protein NPRL2, with amino-acid sequence MGSSCRIECIFFSEFHPTLGPKITYQVPEDFISRELFDTVQVYIITKAELQNKLITVTAMEKKLIGCPVCIEHKKYSRNALLFNLGFVCDAQAKTCALEPIVKKLAGYLTTLELESSFVSTEESKQKLVPIMTILLEELNASGRCTLPIDESNTIHLKVIEQRPDPPVAQEYDVPVFTKDKEDFFNSQWDLTTQQILPYIDGFRHVQKISAEADVELNLVRIAIQNLLYYGVVTLVSILQYSNVYCPTPKVQDLVDDKSLQEACLSYVTKQGHKRASLRDVFQLYCSLSPGTTVRDLIGRHPQQLQHIDERKLIQFGLMKNLIRRLQKYPVRVSREERSHPARLYTGCHSYDEICCKTGMSYQELDERLENDPNIIICWK; translated from the exons ATGGGCAGTAGCTGCCGCATCGAATGCATATTCTTCAGCGAGTTCCACCCAACGCTGGGACCCAAGATCACCTATCAG GTCCCCGAGGACTTCATCTCCCGGGAGCTGTTTGACACCGTCCAGGTGTACATCATCACCAAGGCAGAGCTGCAGAATAAGCTCATCACTGT CACAGCCATGGAGAAGAAACTGATTGGCTGCCCCGTGTGCATCGAGCACAAGAAGTACAGCCGCAATGCCCTGCTCTTCAACCTAGGCTTTGTGTGTGATGCCCAGGCCAAGACTTGTGCCCTTGAGCCCATCGTCAAAAAGCTGGCTGGCTACCTGACCACACTGGAG CTAGAGAGCAGCTTCGTGTCCACGGAGGAGAGCAAACAGAAGTTGGTGCCCATCATGACCATCTTGCTGGAGGAGCTAAATGCTTCAGGCCGGTGCACTCTGCCCATCG ATGAGTCTAACACCATCCACCTGAAGGTGATAGAGCAGCGTCCTGACCCTCCTGTGGCCCAGGAGTATGATGTGCCTGTCTTTACCAAAGACAAGGAGGATTTCTTCAACTCACAGTGGGACCTCACCACACAACAG ATCCTGCCCTACATTGATGGTTTCCGCCACGTCCAGAAGATCTCAGCCGAGGCAGACGTGGAGCTCAACCTGGTGCGCATCGCCATCCAGAACCTGCT GTACTATGGTGTTGTGACACTGGTGTCCATCCTCCAG TACTCCAATGTGTACTGCCCGACGCCCAAGGTCCAGGACCTGGTAGATGACAAGTCCCTGCAGGAGGCGTGTCTATCCTACGTGACCAAGCAAG GGCACAAGAGGGCCAGTCTCCGGGATGTGTTCCAGCTGTACTGCAGCCTGAGCCCTGGCACTACTGTGAGAGATCTCATTGGCCGCCACCCCCAACAGCTGCAGCACATTGATGAACG GAAGCTGATCCAGTTCGGGCTTATGAAGAACCTCATCCGGCGACTACAGAAGTATCCCGTGCGGGTGTCTCGGGAGGAGCGGAGCCACCCTGCCAGGCTTTACACAGGCTGCCACAGTTACGATGAGATCTGCTGCAAGACAG GCATGAGCTACCAAGAGCTGGATGAACGGCTGGAAAATGACCCCAACATCATCATCTGCTGGAAGTGA
- the LOC132496828 gene encoding hyaluronidase-2 isoform X2 has product MWAGLGPAVTLALVLAVAWATELKPTAPPIFTGRPFVVAWDVPTQDCGPRHKVPLDPKDMKAFDVQASPNEGFVNQNITIFYRDRLGMYPHFDSVARSVHGGVPQNGSLWVHLEMLKGHVERYIRTQEPAGLAVIDWEDWRPVWVRNWQDKDVYRRLSRQLVASRHPDWPPDRIVKQAQYEFEFAARQFMLETLRFVKAFRPRHLWGFYLFPDCYNHDYVQNWETYTGRCPDVEVSRNDQLAWLWAESTALFPSVYLEETLASSTHGRNFVSFRVQEALRVAHTHHANHALPVYVFTRPTYSRGLTGLSEMDLISTIGESAALGAAGVILWGDAGYTTSMETCQYLKDYLTRLLVPYVVNVSWAAQYCSWAQCHGHGRCVRRDPSANTFLHLSASSFRLVPSHAPGEPQLRPEGELSWADRNHLQTHFRCQCYLGWGGEQCQWDRRRAAGGARGAWPGSHLTSLLAMAALALTWTL; this is encoded by the exons ATGTGGGCAGGCCTGGGCCCTGCCGTCACACTGGCCCTGGTGTTGGCGGTGGCATGGGCCACGGAGCTGAAGCCCACAGCACCACCCATCTTCACGGGCCGGCCCTTTGTGGTAGCATGGGATGTGCCCACACAAGACTGTGGCCCACGCCACAAGGTGCCACTGGACCCAAAGGACATGAAGGCCTTTGATGTGCAGGCCTCACCTAATGAGGGTTTCGTGAACCAGAACATCACCATCTTCTACCGTGACCGGCTGGGCATGTATCCACACTTCGATTCCGTGGCGAGGTCTGTGCATGGTGGCGTGCCACAGAATGGCAGCCTCTGGGTACACCTGGAGATGCTAAAGGGGCATGTGGAACGCTACATTCGTACACAGGAGCCTGCAGGGCTGGCAGTCATCGACTGGGAGGACTGGCGGCCAGTGTGGGTACGCAACTGGCAGGACAAGGATGTGTACCGCAGATTATCACGCCAGTTGGTGGCCAGTCGCCACCCTGACTGGCCACCAGACCGCATAGTGAAGCAGGCGCAGTATGAGTTTGAGTTCGCTGCACGCCAGTTCATGCTGGAGACACTGCGATTTGTCAAGGCATTTCGGCCTCGGCACCTGTGGGGCTTCTACCTCTTCCCCGACTGTTACAACCATGATTATGTGCAGAACTGGGAGACCTATACAGGCCGCTGCCCTGATGTTGAGGTCTCCCGAAATGACCAGCTGGCCTGGCTGTGGGCTGAGAGCACGGCCCTCTTCCCCTCTGTCTACCTGGAAGAGACACTCGCTTCCTCCACTCATGGCCGCAACTTTGTCAGCTTCCGTGTTCAGGAGGCCCTTCGCGTGGCTCACACCCACCATGCCAACCATGCACTCCCGGTCTACGTCTTCACGAGGCCCACCTATAGCCGCGGACTCACAGGGCTTAGCGAG ATGGATCTCATCTCCACCATTGGCGAGAGTGCAGCCCTGGGTGCAGCTGGTGTCATCCTCTGGGGTGATGCGGGGTACACCACCAGCATG GAGACCTGCCAGTACCTCAAGGATTACCTGACTCGATTGCTGGTACCCTACGTCGTCAATGTGTCCTGGGCTGCCCAGTATTGCAGCTGGGCCCAGTGCCATGGCCACGGGCGCTGTGTGCGCCGTGACCCCAGTGCTAATACCTTCCTGCACCTCAGTGCCAGCAGCTTCCGCCTAGTGCCTAGCCACGCAcctggtgagccacagctgcgaCCAGAGGGGGAACTCAGTTGGGCCGACCGCAACCACCTACAGACGCACTTTCGCTGCCAGTGCTACTTAGGCTGGGGCGGCGAGCAATGCCAGTGGGACCGCAGGCGGGCAGCTGGGGGTGCCCGTGGGGCCTGGCCTGGGTCCCACCTCACCAGCCTGCTGGCTATGGCTGCCCTGGCCCTCACCTGGACTTTGTAA
- the TUSC2 gene encoding tumor suppressor candidate 2 isoform X1: MGASGSKARGLWPFASAAGGGGPEAAVAEQALVRPRGRVVPPFVFTRRGGGVGPLWVVAGKAGLVPSVGDGAWGKRPSPSSMFYDEDGDLAHEFYEETIVTKNGQKRAKLRRVHKNLIPQGIVKLDPPRIHVDFPVILYEV, encoded by the exons ATGGGCGCCAGCGGCTCCAAAGCTCGGGGCCTGTGGCCCTTCGCCtcggcggcggggggcggcggcccGGAGGCGGCTGTCGCTGAGCAAGCTTTGGTGCGACCGCGAGGCCGAGTCGTGCCCCCCTTCGTATTCACTCGCCGCGG TGGTGGGGTTGGACCTCTCTGGGTAGTGGCCGGGAAAGCAGGACTGGTCCCCAGCGTTGGGGATGGGGCCTGGGGAAAAAGACCCTCACCCAG CTCCATGTTCTATGACGAGGATGGGGATCTGGCTCACGAGTTCTATGAGGAGACAATCGTCACCAAGAACGGGCAGAAGCGGGCCAAGCTGAGGCGGGTACATAAGAACCTGATTCCTCAG GGCATCGTGAAGCTGGATCCCCCCCGCATCCACGTGGATTTCCCTGTGATCCTCTATGAGGTGTGA
- the ZMYND10 gene encoding zinc finger MYND domain-containing protein 10, which produces MGDLELLLPGEADVLVRGLRSFQLREMGSGGWNQQHENLEKLNMQAILDATASQGEPIQELLVTHGKIPTLVVELIAVEMWKQKVFPVLCRLEDFKPQNTFPIYMVLHHEASIINLLETVFFHKEVCESAEDTILDLVDYCHRKLTLLVAQSGHGGPPEEEKSQYGTPMQELQKQAELMEFEIALKALSVLRYITDCVESLSLSTLSRMLSTHNLPCLLVELLEHSPWSRQEGGKLQQFESGRWQTVSPSEQQKLSKLDGQVWIALYNLLLSPEARARYCLTSFAKGQLLKLRAFLTDTLLDQLPNLADLQGFLAHLALTEAQPPKKDLVLEQIPEIWERLERENRGKWQAIAKHQLQHVFSPSEQELRLQARRWAETYRLDVLEAVAPEQPRCAYCNAEASKRCSRCQNEWYCCRECQVKHWEKHGKACVPAAQGDRAK; this is translated from the exons ATGGGCGACCTGGAGTTGCTGCTGCCCGGGGAGGCTGACGTGCTAGTGCGGGGACTGCGCAGCTTCCAGCTGCGCGAGATGGGCTCCGGAGG GTGGAACCAGCAGCATGAGAACCTCGAGAAGCTGAACATGCAGGCTATCCTTGATGCCACGGCCAGCCAGGGCGAGCCCATCCAGGAGCTGCTGGTCACCCATGGGAAG ATCCCGACGCTGGTGGTGGAGCTGATTGCAGTGGAGATGTGGAAGCAGAAggtgttccctgtgctgtgcaggctGGAAGACTTCAAGCCCCAGAACACTTTTCCCATTTACATGGTG TTACACCATGAGGCCTCCATCATCAACCTCCTGGAGACAGTATTCTTCCACAAG GAGGTGTGTGAGTCAGCAGAGGACACCATCTTGGACCTGGTGGACTACTGCCACCGCAAACTGACTCTGTTGGTCGCCCAGAGTGGCCATGGTGGCCCCCCTGAGGAGGAGAAGTCCCAGTATGGCACCCCCATGCAG GAGCTGCAGAAGCAGGCAGAGCTGATGGAATTTGAGATCGCACTGAAGGCCCTCTCAGTGCTGCGCTACATCACAGACTGTGTGGAAAG CCTTTCCCTGAGCACCTTGAGCCGCATGCTCAGCACCCACAATCTGCCCTGTCTCCTGGTGGAACTGCTGGAGCACAGTCCCTGGAGCCGGCAGGAAGGCG GCAAGCTGCAGCAATTTGAGAGCGGCCGTTGGCAGACAGTGTCCCCCTCAGAGCAGCAAAAGCTGAGCAAGTTGGATGGGCAGGTGTGGATCGCCCTGTACAATCTGCTGCTAAGCCCTGAGGCCCGGGCCCGCTACTGCCTCACAAGCTTTGCCAAAGGACAGCTACTCAAG CTTCGGGCCTTCCTCACAGACACACTGCTCGACCAGCTGCCCAACCTGGCAGACCTGCAGGGTTTCCTGGCCCACCTGGCCCTGACTGAAGCCCAGCCCCCTAAGAAGGACCTGGTGTTGGAACAG ATCCCAGAAATCTGGGAGCGGCTAGAGCGAGAGAACAGAGGCAAGTGGCAGGCTATTGCCAAGCATCAGCTGCAGCATGTATTCAGCCCCTCGGAGCAGGAACTGAGGCTGCAGGCACGAAG GTGGGCGGAGACCTACAGGCTGGACGTGCTAGAGGCAGTGGCTCCAGAGCAGCCCCGCTGTGCCTACTGCAATGCAGAGGCCTCCAAGCGCTGCTCACGATGCCAGAATGAGTGGTATTGCTGCAG GGAGTGCCAAGTCAAGCACTGGGAGAAGCATGGAAAGGCTTGTGTCCCGGCAGCCCAGGGTGACAGAGCCAAGTGA
- the TUSC2 gene encoding tumor suppressor candidate 2 isoform X2 — protein MGASGSKARGLWPFASAAGGGGPEAAVAEQALVRPRGRVVPPFVFTRRGSMFYDEDGDLAHEFYEETIVTKNGQKRAKLRRVHKNLIPQGIVKLDPPRIHVDFPVILYEV, from the exons ATGGGCGCCAGCGGCTCCAAAGCTCGGGGCCTGTGGCCCTTCGCCtcggcggcggggggcggcggcccGGAGGCGGCTGTCGCTGAGCAAGCTTTGGTGCGACCGCGAGGCCGAGTCGTGCCCCCCTTCGTATTCACTCGCCGCGG CTCCATGTTCTATGACGAGGATGGGGATCTGGCTCACGAGTTCTATGAGGAGACAATCGTCACCAAGAACGGGCAGAAGCGGGCCAAGCTGAGGCGGGTACATAAGAACCTGATTCCTCAG GGCATCGTGAAGCTGGATCCCCCCCGCATCCACGTGGATTTCCCTGTGATCCTCTATGAGGTGTGA
- the RASSF1 gene encoding ras association domain-containing protein 1 isoform X2 translates to MGEADAGTPSFEMTWSSTTSSGYCSQEDSDSELEQYFTARTSLARRPRRDQDEPVEWETPDLSQAETEQKIKEYNGQINSNLFMSLNKDGSYTGFIKVQLKLVRPVSVPASKKPPSLQDARRGPGRGTAVKRRTSFYLPKDAVKHLHVLSRTRAREVIEALLRKFLVVDDPRKFALFERAERHGQVYLRKLSDDEQPLRLRLLAGPSEKALSFVLKENDSGEVNWDAFSMPELHNFLRILQREEEEHLRQILQKYSYCRQKIQEALHACPLG, encoded by the exons ATGGGCGAGGCGGACGCGGGAACTCCCTCTTTCGAGATGACCTGGAGTAGCACGACAAGCAGTGGTTACTGCAGCCAGGAGGACTCGGACTCCGAGCTCGAGCAGTACTTCACAGCGCGTACCTCACTGGCGCGCAGGCCGCGCCGGGATCAG GATGAGCCCGTGGAGTGGGAGACACCTGACCTTTCTCAGGCTGAGACTGAGCAGAAGATCAAGGAGTACAATGGCCAAATCAACAGCAACTTGTTCATGAGCCTG AACAAGGATGGCTCCTATACAGGCTTCATCAAGGTTCAACTGAAGCTGGTGCGCCCTGTCTCAGTTCCCGCCAGCAAGAAGCCACCCTCCTTGCAGGATGCCCGGCGGGGCCCAGGGCGGGGTACAGCTGTGAAACGCCGCACCTCCTTCTACCTGCCCAAGGATGCTGTCAAGCACCTGCATGTGTTGTCACGCACACGGGCACGCGAGGTCATCGAGGCCCTGCTGCGCAAGTTCTTGGTGGTGGATGACCCCCGCAAGTTCGCACTTTTTGAGCGGGCTGAGCGCCATGGCCAAG TGTACCTCCGGAAGCTGTCAGATGATGAGCAGCCCCTACGGCTACGGCTCCTTGCAGGGCCCAGTGAGAAGGCCCTAAGCTTTGTCCTGAAGGAGAACGACTCTGGGGAGGTGAAC TGGGATGCTTTCAGCATGCCTGAGCTACACAACTTCTTACGCATCCTGCAGCGGGAGGAAGAGGAACATCTCCGCCAGATCCTGCAGAAGTACTCGTATTGCCGCCAGAAGATCCAGGAAGCCCTGCATGCCTGCCCCCTGGGGTGA
- the RASSF1 gene encoding ras association domain-containing protein 1 isoform X1, translating to MSAEPELIELRDLAPARCAAPGRTRLERANALRIAPGTARNASRQLVPGRGHRFQPAGPTTHTWCDLCGDFIWGVVRKGLQCAHCKFTCHYRCRALVCLDCCGPRDLGWEPALERDTNVDEPVEWETPDLSQAETEQKIKEYNGQINSNLFMSLNKDGSYTGFIKVQLKLVRPVSVPASKKPPSLQDARRGPGRGTAVKRRTSFYLPKDAVKHLHVLSRTRAREVIEALLRKFLVVDDPRKFALFERAERHGQVYLRKLSDDEQPLRLRLLAGPSEKALSFVLKENDSGEVNWDAFSMPELHNFLRILQREEEEHLRQILQKYSYCRQKIQEALHACPLG from the exons atgtccgctgagcctgagcTCATTGAGCTGCGGGACCTGGCACCCGCGCGGTGCGCCGCCCCGGGCCGCACCCGGCTCGAGCGTGCCAACGCGCTGCGCATCGCGCCGGGTACAGCGCGCAACGCCTCAAGGCAGCTGGTCCCAGGCCGCGGCCACCGCTTCCAGCCCGCGGGGCCCACTACGCACACATGGTGCGACCTCTGTGGCGACTTCATCTGGGGCGTCGTGCGCAAGGGCCTGCAGTGCGCAC ATTGCAAGTTCACCTGCCACTACCGTTGCCGCGCGCTCGTCTGCCTAGACTGCTGCGGACCCCGGGACCTGGGCTGGGAACCGGCGCTGGAGCGGGACACGAATGTG GATGAGCCCGTGGAGTGGGAGACACCTGACCTTTCTCAGGCTGAGACTGAGCAGAAGATCAAGGAGTACAATGGCCAAATCAACAGCAACTTGTTCATGAGCCTG AACAAGGATGGCTCCTATACAGGCTTCATCAAGGTTCAACTGAAGCTGGTGCGCCCTGTCTCAGTTCCCGCCAGCAAGAAGCCACCCTCCTTGCAGGATGCCCGGCGGGGCCCAGGGCGGGGTACAGCTGTGAAACGCCGCACCTCCTTCTACCTGCCCAAGGATGCTGTCAAGCACCTGCATGTGTTGTCACGCACACGGGCACGCGAGGTCATCGAGGCCCTGCTGCGCAAGTTCTTGGTGGTGGATGACCCCCGCAAGTTCGCACTTTTTGAGCGGGCTGAGCGCCATGGCCAAG TGTACCTCCGGAAGCTGTCAGATGATGAGCAGCCCCTACGGCTACGGCTCCTTGCAGGGCCCAGTGAGAAGGCCCTAAGCTTTGTCCTGAAGGAGAACGACTCTGGGGAGGTGAAC TGGGATGCTTTCAGCATGCCTGAGCTACACAACTTCTTACGCATCCTGCAGCGGGAGGAAGAGGAACATCTCCGCCAGATCCTGCAGAAGTACTCGTATTGCCGCCAGAAGATCCAGGAAGCCCTGCATGCCTGCCCCCTGGGGTGA
- the LOC132496828 gene encoding hyaluronidase-1 isoform X1 yields MWAGLGPAVTLALVLAVAWATELKPTAPPIFTGRPFVVAWDVPTQDCGPRHKVPLDPKDMKAFDVQASPNEGFVNQNITIFYRDRLGMYPHFDSVARSVHGGVPQNGSLWVHLEMLKGHVERYIRTQEPAGLAVIDWEDWRPVWVRNWQDKDVYRRLSRQLVASRHPDWPPDRIVKQAQYEFEFAARQFMLETLRFVKAFRPRHLWGFYLFPDCYNHDYVQNWETYTGRCPDVEVSRNDQLAWLWAESTALFPSVYLEETLASSTHGRNFVSFRVQEALRVAHTHHANHALPVYVFTRPTYSRGLTGLSEMDLISTIGESAALGAAGVILWGDAGYTTSMVSLDLPCATAAHLLPICTLFLNLLGMAEGSRDPVVPNRPFATIWNANTQWCLERHGVDVDVSVFDVVANPGQTFRGPNVTIFYSSQLGTYPYYTSAGEPVFGGLPQNASLAVHLVRTFQDILAAMPASNFSGLAVIDWEAWRPRWAFNWDTKDIYRQRSRALVQEQHPDWPAPWVEAAAQDQFEGAARAWMAGTLRLGQALQPRGLWGFYGFPDCYNYDFKNPNYTGQCPPGIRAQNDQLGWLWGQSRALYPSIYLPAALEGTKKAQMFVQHRVGEAFRLAVGAGYPDLPVLPYVQIFYDMTNRFLPLEELEHSLGESAAQGAAGVVIWVSWENTRTKESCQAIKEYVDMTLGPFILNVTSGALLCSQVLCSGHGRCARRLSHPKAHLILSPTSFSIESTPGGGPLTLRGALSLKDRLQMAVEFKCRCYRGWMGTWCEQWGMW; encoded by the exons ATGTGGGCAGGCCTGGGCCCTGCCGTCACACTGGCCCTGGTGTTGGCGGTGGCATGGGCCACGGAGCTGAAGCCCACAGCACCACCCATCTTCACGGGCCGGCCCTTTGTGGTAGCATGGGATGTGCCCACACAAGACTGTGGCCCACGCCACAAGGTGCCACTGGACCCAAAGGACATGAAGGCCTTTGATGTGCAGGCCTCACCTAATGAGGGTTTCGTGAACCAGAACATCACCATCTTCTACCGTGACCGGCTGGGCATGTATCCACACTTCGATTCCGTGGCGAGGTCTGTGCATGGTGGCGTGCCACAGAATGGCAGCCTCTGGGTACACCTGGAGATGCTAAAGGGGCATGTGGAACGCTACATTCGTACACAGGAGCCTGCAGGGCTGGCAGTCATCGACTGGGAGGACTGGCGGCCAGTGTGGGTACGCAACTGGCAGGACAAGGATGTGTACCGCAGATTATCACGCCAGTTGGTGGCCAGTCGCCACCCTGACTGGCCACCAGACCGCATAGTGAAGCAGGCGCAGTATGAGTTTGAGTTCGCTGCACGCCAGTTCATGCTGGAGACACTGCGATTTGTCAAGGCATTTCGGCCTCGGCACCTGTGGGGCTTCTACCTCTTCCCCGACTGTTACAACCATGATTATGTGCAGAACTGGGAGACCTATACAGGCCGCTGCCCTGATGTTGAGGTCTCCCGAAATGACCAGCTGGCCTGGCTGTGGGCTGAGAGCACGGCCCTCTTCCCCTCTGTCTACCTGGAAGAGACACTCGCTTCCTCCACTCATGGCCGCAACTTTGTCAGCTTCCGTGTTCAGGAGGCCCTTCGCGTGGCTCACACCCACCATGCCAACCATGCACTCCCGGTCTACGTCTTCACGAGGCCCACCTATAGCCGCGGACTCACAGGGCTTAGCGAG ATGGATCTCATCTCCACCATTGGCGAGAGTGCAGCCCTGGGTGCAGCTGGTGTCATCCTCTGGGGTGATGCGGGGTACACCACCAGCATG GTTTCCCTAGACCTTCCCTGTGCCACGGCAGCCCACCTGCTTCCCATCTGCACCCTCTTCCTGAACTTGCTCGGCATGGCCGAAGGCTCCAGGGACCCCGTGGTACCCAACCGGCCCTTCGCCACCATCTGGAATGCAAACACCCAGTGGTGTCTAGAGAGGCATGGCGTGGACGTGGATGTCAGTGTCTTTGATGTGGTGGCCAACCCAGGGCAGACCTTCCGCGGCCCTAACGTGACCATTTTCTACAGCTCCCAGCTGGGTACCTACCCTTACTACACATCTGCTGGGGAGCCCGTATTCGGTGGCCTGCCCCAGAATGCCAGCCTGGCTGTCCACCTGGTCCGCACATTCCAGGACATCCTGGCTGCCATGCCTGCATCCAACTTCTCAGGGCTGGCAGTTATTGACTGGGAGGCATGGCGCCCACGCTGGGCCTTCAACTGGGACACCAAGGACATTTACCGGCAGCGCTCACGGGCACTGGTACAGGAGCAGCACCCTGACTGGCCAGCTCCTTGGGTGGAGGCAGCAGCTCAGGACCAGTTCGAGGGGGCTGCGCGGGCCTGGATGGCAGGCACCCTCAGGCTGGGACAAGCACTGCAGCCTCGTGGCCTCTGGGGCTTCTATGGCTTCCCTGACTGCTATAACTATGACTTTAAAAATCCCAACTACACCGGCCAGTGCCCACCAGGCATCCGTGCCCAGAATGACCAGCTGGGGTGGCTGTGGGGCCAGAGCCGTGCCCTCTACCCCAGCATCTACCTGCCCGCAGCACTGGAGGGCACGAAGAAGGCACAGATGTTTGTGCAGCACCGTGTGGGTGAGGCATTCCGTTTGGCCGTGGGTGCAGGGTACCCTGATCTGCCAGTGCTGCCCTACGTCCAGATCTTCTACGACATGACTAACCGCTTTCTGCCCCTG GAGGAGCTGGAGCACAGCCTGGGGGAGAGTGCAGCCCAGGGGGCAGCAGGAGTGGTGATCTGGGTGAGCTGGGAGAACACAAGAACCAAG GAATCCTGCCAGGCCATCAAGGAGTATGTTGACATGACACTGGGGCCCTTCATCCTGAATGTGACCAGTGGGGCTCTTCTGTGCAGTCAAGTCCTGTGCTCTGGCCATGGCCGTTGTGCCCGGCGCCTCAGTCACCCCAAGGCCCACCTCATCCTCAGCCCCACCAGTTTCTCCATCGA
- the LOC132496961 gene encoding transmembrane reductase CYB561D2, translated as MALSVETESHIYRALRTASGAAAHIVALGFTIFVAVLARPGSSLFSWHPVLMSLAFSFLMTEALLVFSPESSLLRSLSRKGRARCHWVLQLLALLCALLGLGLVILHKEQLGKAHLATWHGRAGLLAVLWAGLQCSGGVGLLYPKLLPRWPLAKLKLYHATSGLVGYLLGSASLLLGMCSLWFTATVTGGVWYLAVLCPVLTSLVIMNQVSNAYLYRKRIQP; from the exons ATGGCCCTTTCTGTGGAGACCGAGTCGCACATATACCGAGCTCTGCGCACTGCATCTGGGGCTGCTGCCCACATTGTGGCCCTGGGCTTCACCATCTTTGTGGCTGTACTTGCCAGGCCTGGCTCCA GTCTCTTCTCCTGGCACCCCGTGCTTATGTCTCTGGCT TTCTCTTTCCTGATGACCGAGGCACTGCTGGTGTTCTCTCCTGAGAGTTCGCTGCTGCGCTCCCTCTCGCGGAAGGGCCGAGCACGCTGCCACTGGGTTCTGCAGCTGCTGGCCCTGCTGTGTGcactgctgggcctgggccttgTCATCCTTCACAAGGAACAGCTTGGCAAAGCCCACCTGGCCACGTGGCATGGGCGGGCAGGACTGCTAGCTGtgctgtgggcagggctgcagtGCTCAGGTGGGGTGGGGCTGCTCTACCCCAAATTGCTGCCTCGATGGCCTCTGGCCAAGCTCAAGCTGTACCATGCCACTTCTGGGTTGGTGGGCTACCTTCTGGGTAGTGCCAGCCTCTTGTTGGGCATGTGCTCACTCTGGTTCACTGCCACAGTCACCGGTGGGGTCTGGTACCTGGCTGTGCTATGCCCTGTCCTTACCAGCTTGGTCATTATGAACCAGGTGAGCAATGCCTACCTGTACCGCAAGAGGATCCAGCCGTGA